Sequence from the Kineosporia succinea genome:
CCCGTCATCGCCGCAGACACCGTTCGCACCGTTCCCACCGTTCCCACATCGCCCTGGACCCCGGCCAGCGGTCTGGGCGGACTGCTGCCGGGCTCTTTGCCGGGCGTCGTGCCGGGCGTCGTGCCGGGCGTCGTGCCGGGCGTCGTGCCGGGCGTCGTGCCGGGCGTCGTGCCGGGCTCGCTGCCAGGCGTCGTGCCGGGCTCGCTGTCGGGTTCGCTGTCGGGTTCGCTGTCGGGGTTGGTGCCGGGGTTGGTGCCGGGGTTGGTGCCGGGCTTGTTGCCGCCCGAGCCGGTGCCCGGTCCGGACCTGGCCCTGACCGCCCCGGCCCAGCTGCCGCGTCGCCCACGCGGGGTGGCCGACCTGCACCACGAGGCCCTGCTGGCCGGACGGCAGGCGGCCAGCGAAGCCCTCCCGATGCTGATCAACGGCCCGATCGGGATCGGCAAGACCTCGCTGTCGCTCCGTCTGGCACATGACCTGCGGGACGCCACGCCCGACGGGCAGCTGTACGCCGACTTCGGCGGGCCGAGGGAGCCGGCGGTGACGCCCGAGAGCGTGATGGCCGGATTCCTGGCCACCCTGATCGGCGCCCAGAACGTGCCCGAAGATCCGGGTCACCAGGTGGCGCTGTACCGGTCGCTGCTGGCCCGGCGCCGCATCCTGGTACTGCTTGACAACGTGCGGCAGGAACAGCAGGTCCGTCCCTTCCTCACCGACAGCCCGGGCTGTGTGCTGATCGTGGTCAGCTGCAACCCGTTGCTGGGTCTGAGCGACGTGCGACGGCTCGGGCTCGCACCACTTCACCGCCGCGAGTCGCTCGAACTGCTGGCCGATCTGCTGGGAGAACGAGCTCTGGCCAACCCCCAGGCCTGCGAGCGCCTGGCCGCGGCCTGCGGTGATCTTCCGCTGGCCCTGGACGTGGCCGCTCGCCGTCTGCTGGCCCGGCCGCGCGGGTCGATCGCCGCGATCCCGAGTCAGATCGGTGACGGCGCCCGGCTTCTGAACTGGCTGCGGATCGGCGATGTCAGCGTGCGACAGCGACTGGCCGCCGCGTACGAGAGCCTGGGGGCACCGGCCCGGCAGGCGCTGCACTGCCTGGCGGGTTGTGAGGTGACCGCCGACGACTCGATCGGGCCGGCCCAGTTGCCGCACCTCGACGCCCAGGCCGCCGACGAACTGCTCGAGGAGCTGAGCAGGGCCGGTCTGCTGCGCTGGGGCCACGGTTACCACCTCGATCTGCTGACCCAGAAATTCGTTCAGCAGTACCAGTTCTCGACGACCTCCGGTGCGATGCCGATCCGGATCACCTCGGGGGGCCTCCTCGACGGTCCGACCCTGACCGTCCGGGAGGGGATCGGCGGAACAAACGTCTGCTGACCCGGGTTGCCGGAAGTCCCCACCGAGGTGGGGACTTCCGGTTCCTAGGCCAGGGTCAGCGCCGTACAGCGCACGCCCCCGCCGCCCTTGGCCAGTTCGGTGGTGGCGAGCTCCACCACCCGCAGACCCCGCTCACGCAGGATCCCGGCCAGACGAGGCGCCCCCTGCGCCATGGTCACCGTGCGGCCGTCGCTCACGAGGTTCAGCGCGAACCGGTCCGCCTCCTCGAGCGACACCTCGATCAGGTCCAGCCCGAGGCCCCGTAGCCGGTCGGCGCTGGGGGTGTCCAGCGCCTCCGGGCAGTAGGCCACGGTCTGCGCGTCCACCACACCGATGGCCAGATCGAGGTCGTACCAGCGGGGCCCGGAGGTCTGCAGGGGTACCACCGCGCATCCCAGCTCGGCCTCCAGCACCGGCAGCATCCGCCGGTCGGTGCGCTGCCCGTGGCCGGCCAGCAGCAGGTCACCCACCGCCAGCGCGTCACCCTGCCCGCTGAAGGCGTAGGGCGCCGGGACGATGTCGTAGCCGCTCGCGCGTAACCACTCCTCGGCGTAGGGGATCTCGGCCGCCCGCTCACGCGGGGGCCGGCCGAGCACCGCCCGGCGGCCTCGCACCACGGCCACGTTCGCGGTGAACGTCATGTCCGGGCACTCGGGGGCGGACGGCAGGTGCTCCACCTTGCGGCCCGCCCCGAGGTGCGCCGCCACGATGGCCGCGTGTTCCGTCAGCACGGCCTGCGGGTCGGGCTGGACCTCGCGGTGCATGTACGGGTTGATCTCGTAGTCGACCCGGAAGTGGGCCGTGTCACACATCAGGAGTTCGGTGTTCACCGCTCGCCCTCCCCACCGGCCGGGGCGACCCGCACGCTGTAGAGATCGAGTTCCCGGAACGGGTTGGGCTGCACGTCGCGCAAGCGCGGTGACCAGGCCGAGAGAGTGCTCTGGTACCAGACCGGGACCACCGGCATGTCGTCCAGAATGGCCCGCTCGGCCTGCTGGTAGAAGTCCCAGGCCTGCTCCTGGCTGGGTGCGGTGTCGGCCGCTGTCAGCAGCCGGTCGACGGCGGCGCTGCTGTACCGGCCGACGTTGTCCGTGGCCCCGGTGCGGAACATCGGGCTGAGGAAATTCTCGATCGAGGGGTAGTCGGCGATCCAGCCGGAGCGGAACACCGCGGTCACCTCCTGGGCGTTCAGCTTGCGCCGGAACTCGCCGAGGGTCGGGATCGGCTCGAACCGGCACGGCACGCCCAGGGTCTCCGAGATGGAGGCGCAGACCTCCTCCATCCACGGGCCGTTGGGCGAGTCGACGTTCGAGGTGAGCACGATCTCACCGGTGAACCCACTGTCCCGGAACAGCTCCCGCGCCCGCTCGGGCGAGTACCGGCAAAGCTCGCCCCCCTGGTCGTCCGCGCGTCCGGAGACCGCGGGCGGCACCAGGCCGTCGGCCGGCACCTGGTGACCGGAGAAGATCCGGTCGATCAGCCGGACCCGGTCGATGGACATCGAGATCGCCTGCCGCACACGACGATCCGCGTACCGACTGTCGTAGAGCGGGAAGGAGACCGTCTGGATGCCGAGATAGGTGCGGTCGTGCGTGCGCCCGGGCAGCTCCCGCTGGTACCGGTCACCGTCGAGGGCCCAGAACGGGGTGACGTCCAGATAATCCAGATCCCCGGCCACCACGTCGTGGTAAGCGGTGCCCAGGTCGGCGTAGATCCGGAACTCGACCCCGTCGATCTCCGGCCGGTCGTCCCCGGCGTAGCCCTCGTAACGTTCCAGGCGGATGTACTTCTCGGTCTCCCGGCTGACGAACTGGAAGGCACCGTTGCCGACCGGGTGGGCCTCGAAGGCCTCCCGGTCGTCGAAGAAGACCCGCGGCAGGGGGAAGAACGCCCCGCAGCCGAGCGTGACCGGGAACTCGGCGAACGGCTCGGCCAGGGTGACCACGAAGGTGAGGTCGTCGACCACCCGGAGCCCAGTCAGCTCCGCCTGCGTCGCGTCGGGCGCGCTGACCTCGGCGAAACCGTCGATGTGGGCCAGAAAGGTGGACGCCTGCATGCGGTTCGGACCGAATGCGGTGTAGTTCCAGGCGTCCACGAAGCTGCCGGCGGTCACCGGGGTGCCGTCGTGGAAGGTCCAGCCCGGCTTCAGGGTGATCGTGAAGACGCGGGAGTCCTCGGTCGTGATCGACTGGGCCACGGCGTTTCTCGGGTGTGCGTCCAGGGGGTCGTAGGAGACCAGGCCCCGGAACAGCGCGCCGATCACCTTGACCCCGCCGGACTCCGTGGTGTGCCCGGGGATCAGGGCGTTCTCCGGTTCGGTGCCGTGGTAACTGATGACTGAGCTGGGTGACACGTTTCCTCCGTCGAAGTTCGGATTTCAGCCGGCGATGCTCGGGGAGATGGCGTGGAAGCGGCCGTGCAGGAAGACCAGCGCGGGCGCCCTCGGCCCCTCACCCATGGCCACCACCCGGCCCACGACCAGGGTGTGGTCACCCACGTCGAAGCTGTCCCACAGCTCGCACTCGATCCAGCTGGCGGCGTCGAACACCAGGGCCCCGGTGGCTCTTCCCGGGCTGGCCGCCAGCGCGGCCAGGGTGCCCGCCCGGGTCTGGCGGTCCTTGGCCAGCAGGCCGGCGACCTCCTTGTCCCGGTGGTCGAGGATCGAGACGGCCCACTTCTTGGCGGCCAGCAGGTCGGCCAGGAACACCGAGCCGATCCGCAGGTACAGCGACACCAGCGGCGGGTCCAGCGACGCCGAGGTGAGCGAGTTGACCGTGACCGCATCGTGCCGGCGGCCGTCGGTCTCGTCGCTGAAGGTGGTGGCCACGCACACGCCGGTGGCGAAATTGCGCATGAGCACTCGTAGGTCGGGTTGCATTCCGATCGCCCCTTCCGGCACCGGGTCAGGGCACCTGGTCGCCGGCGAACACCCGGTCGGGGTCCCAGCGGCGTTTGATCTCGGACAGGCGTGCGGCATTCGGGCCGTAGTACGCCGTGCGCCAGTCGTCGAGGTCGGGGTCGGCGAAGTTGAGGTACGACGCGTCCGGGGCGAACTGGCCGGTCTCCTCGTGCAGCTCCTTCAGCCAGTCCAGGTTCGCCCGCACCGCTTCCGGTGACTCGCCCGGCAGCCAGGAGGTGTCGAGCGAGAGCAGGAACTGAACCTCGCGGTGCGGGAAGGCACTGTCCCGCACCGGGACGTCGCCGATCGCGCCGCCCCAGGCGAACAGGGCGGCCCCGGCCCCGTCCGGATTCGTGCCCCCGGGCCACTTCTCGAGAGCACGGACGAGTGTTCGCAGGCCCTCCTCGGACAGCGGCTCCGGTGTCGCCCGGGTGCGCACCGCGAAGGCACCACCCGCGCTCTCGTGCCGGAGGTACTCCACCGCGTCGGCGTACTCCTGGTCGGCGATGTCCACGTGCCGCGGGCGGGCCGCGGTCATCGCCGGGGCCAGCAGCCGGCGCAGCTCGGCGGCCGGGCCGAGGTGCTGACCGATCACCGAGACCACACCGTCCCGGCCGGAGGCGCGGCTGATCCCGATGCGGGCCGAGAACTCCCGCGGCGCGACCCGCATCACCTCCTGCATCACGGCCAGGACGTCGACGGCCCGGTCCCAGTCCCACAGCAGCAGGCACGTCGACATCGGCGGAGCCGGCCGGGCCTGGAAGGTGAAGGACGTGTTGACGCCGAAGTTGCCTCCGCCTCCTCCCCGGCAGGCCCAGAAGAGGTCCTCGTTCTCGTCCTCACTGCAGGTCACGGTGCTGCCGTCGGCCAGCACCAGGTCGGTCGACACCAGGTTGTCGCAGGTCAGGCCGATGGCCCGGGACACCACCGAGACGCCGCCCCCGAGCGTCAGCCCGCCGATCCCGACGTCGTCGGAGTTGCCCAGCGGGAGCAGCAGATCGTGCTCGACCATGGCCGCGTACAGAGCACCCTGGCGAGTGCCCCCACCGACCGTGACCCGGTTCGTCCTCACATCGACCCGGATCTGGTCGAGGCCGCCGAGGTCCAGCACCAGACCGCGGTTGACCGAGCGGCCCGCGTAGCTGTGACCTCCGCCCCGGGCCACGAACGGCACGCCGTGCTCCCGGGCCCAGCCGATGGCGGCGCTCACGTCGTCCGGCCCGGTGACGGAGAGCACCGCCTCGGGCCGGACGTCGCGGAATCGCTCGTTGACCGAGACCGTCCGCTCCTCGAAGCCGTCGTCACCGGGGCGGCGTACCCGCCCCGCGACGAGCCCCTCCAGCGGGTGGGTCATGCCGGGACCTCCTCCAGGTACGAGACGCCGGTGGCGGCGTGTTCCCCGAAGCGTTCCCACTCCTCGCGCAGCAGCAGGCTCCCGTCGGGCCGCCGCTGCGGCACGTTGACGGTCGCACCGGAGATGACCTCACCGGTCTCGAGCACCAGCGTGTAGGCCAGGCGCAGCGTGCCGTCCGGGCCGCAGGTCCCGGTGATCGTGCCCCGGCGCACCGGGCCACCGGTGAACTCGGCCCAGACCAGGTCGCCGGACTGCCGGTACCGGGACACGACGCCGTCACCTCCCCCTGCGACCCGGAAACGTCTTCCCTCGTAGCTGATCTCGCCGATCTCCGCCGTGCTCACTCGTCCACGTCCAGCACCCCGGCCGGCATCTCCAGGAGCGCATTGCGGTCCTTGGGCTCCACGTCCTCGGCGATCACCACCACCGCGGCCGCGGCCTCGGTGAGCCTCTGCTCGACCGCCTCCGGGTCGTCCCCCCGCACGATCACGAAGGAGTGCCGGGCGATGTAGCCGCCCGGCGGCAGCCGCAGAGTGGTCCCGGGCTCGACCATGGGGGACGCCTGCACGAGCCCGGGGGTGTCGGTGGGCACCTCGACCGAGCGCACCAGGCAGTCGCGATCGGGGTAACCGAAACGGATCCCGACCGCGCCCAACCGGTTCCGGGTGAACTCCGGGCGCTCGCCCAGGGAGACGTCGACCAGGACCTCCCCGGAGTCGATACCGGTGGCCAGACGACCCAGGAACGGGATCAGGTCACCGCCGACCCGGCCATTGATCTCGATGATCAGCGGGCCGCGCTCGGTCAGGCGAACCTCGGAATGGGTGATGCCGCTCTCGATCCCGAGCACCTGGTGGGCCCGCGACAGGGTGTTCAGCAGGTCCTGGTCTTCCAGCAGCGGGTCGGCGCTGTCGACGACGTGGCCGGTCTCCTCGAAGTACGGGGGCAGGCCGGTGGTCTTGCGCGCGATGAACAGGGGCAGGTACTCACCCTTGTGCACCGCACCGTCGATGCTGATCTCCGGCCCGGTGGCGTACTCCTCGACCAGGGCGCCGCCTCGGAAGGGCTCGTCACCGATCTGGCTGGCGCCGTCGGCGACCCGGAAGGCCTCGCGCAGTTCCTCCTCGTCGCGGGCCAGGACCACTCCCATGCTGGCGCCCAGCGCCCGGGGCTTCACCACCACCGGGTAGCCGATGCGGGTCGCCTCGGCCACGGCCTCGGCCGGGTCGGCCGTGAACGCGAAACCCGGCTGCAGCAGCCCGGCCGCGGTCAGCCGGGTGCGGGCGCTGAACTTGTCGCGACAGCCCTCGACCCCGGGCAGGCTCAGCCCCGGGACCCCGAACTCGGCGGCCAGATGAGCGGCCGGCTGCACCAGCGGCTCGTCCCAGCACATCACGCCGACGATGCGGTAGCGCTGGGCGAACTCCCGGGCGGTGGAGGCCAGCAGCTCGTGGTCGAACACGTTGATCACGGTGATCTCGGCGAAGTACTCGTGCTGCCAGGTCGGCTGCAGGTTGTTGATCAGGATCAGCTCGTGCCCGGCCTTGCGGGCCCGGGCGGCGGCCGAGCTGAGCAGGTAGTCGCGGTAGAGCTTCAGACCGCTGCCGATGACCAGCAGCGCGGTACGGGGGGTGCTCATGACGCCGTCCTTCCGGTTGAACAGTGGGATCCCCGCCGGGGCGGGCGCAGCGCGGCGACGATCTGGTCGGCGATCGCGGGGGCGGTGCGGAACCCGTCCCCACCGCTGGCGGAACGGGCCCAGACCGCGGGACCGACCCGCGCGAGGTGGGCGCCACCGCTGAGCGCGTCGACCGCGTAGTGACAGTGCTTCACGGCGGTCACCCGGTAGCGGTGCCCGTCCGTGACCATTCCGGAGTCCAGAATCCGCTGACTCCAGTATATTTCGTCGTTCTCCTCGACATGATCGGGACTGGGCACCTCGCGGCAGGCGACATCGGTGCTGACCTTCAGCAACGTGCCGTCGCCGGAGGGCATCAGCCAGGCGCGCCCGTCCGCCCCGATCCGCCCGGCGCTGGGCGCACAGTCCCACCACCGCCGCAGGTCGGGTGGAGGACGGAGGAAGACCACGGTCTGGCGGTAGAGGACGGTGGGTGGATCGACCAGCGCCCCCGACCACGGGCCACCGGCGACGAGCACCAGGTCCCCGCGTTCGACGCTGCCGTCGGCCAGCACGACCGCCGCCTCGTCGGTGTCCACCGCGTCCACCGACGACCACGGCCGCAGCCGCACCTCGGGCCGCCCCGCCAGCCAGCGGGCCGCCGACGAGAGCACGCGGTCGGCCAGGAGCACCCCGGCGTACGGTTCCAGCACGCCACGACTGCCCCGGGGAAATCGAATGTGCGGATAGCGTTGCGGTTCAACCACTTCCACCCCGATCCCGGCCGCCGCCGCGATGATCGGAGCCCGTTCGGCCTCCTGGGCCGGCCAGGCGCTCACCACGCCGACCCGACGGTAGAAGCCCGCCCCCGGAGCCGTGCCGCACAGCAGCGTCTCCAGACGCGTCCATTGCTCGTGCAGTGACGAGGCCTCCCGGCTGCCCCGCGGGTCACGCAGGTCGAGTGCCCTCACCGCCCGGTGCTGGTCGAAGGAACTGGACGCGGGGTGCGGGATCGGCCCGCGGTCCAGCAGCGTCACCTGGTACCCCTCGAGCACGCACCGGACCGCGGTGATCAGCCCGGTGACGCCCGCGCCGACGATCACCACCCGGCGCGAGAGGGACGTCGCCGGGGCCCGGGTCGGAGTCCGCGTGGGCATCTACCCGGCCACCGTTCCGCTCAGCCGCGGCAGCGGTACCGGCGTGATCTCGGCCGGACCCTCGCCCGTGGGGATGCTCAGGTCGGCCAGGGCCCCGGCCGCCAGGTCGATCAGCAGCGGCGCCCCGCAGCGGGCGATCACGTCCACCTGGTGGCAGAAGTCGCCCTCCTGACCGGGAGCCACGTCCCAGTCCTCCAGCCGGCCCAGCTGCTCGCCCAGAGTCTCCGCGATCCGGGTGAGGCTGAAGTACTCCAGCTCGTACCCGGCGGCGAACCGTTTGACGATCCGGGCAGCGGCCTCCCGCGAACGCGCCGAGACCGGCAGCGCGCCCCGGCCGGTGAAGGCGTCCACCTTCTCCGCCACCCGGTTCCACGGCCCGATCAGGCGCGCCGAGGTGACCCGCTCGAGCGCGGCCCGGGTGAAGTCGGTGCGCTGGCTCTCCGGGCTGGTCGCGGCCAGATGGAACCGGGCCACGTCCCGCGGCACCTCCGCCACCAGGTCCCGGCCCCAGATCAGGTGCCGCCGGCTGGTGGAGAACTTGGCGTTCTCCAGCTCGTAGAACTCGTTGGTGACGAACTCCTCGGGCAGCAGGTAGCGGCCCTTGGCGGCCAGGAGCATCCCGACCATCGCGACGGCGAAGGGGTAGATGTTGTCGAAGCCGAGGAAGTAGACCACCCGGGTACCCGCCCCGGTGAGCCAGAGCTCGTCCTCCGTCACGTCGAGCCCCCGGTTCCGGGCCGACAGCTGGGCGCAGTAGATGCTCCACGCCGCCGGCTCGGCGTTCGGGTTCACCACCTGCCCGGCCACCTCGGGGAACGGCGCCGGGATGCCCCAGGAGACCGGATAGGTGACGGGATAGTCGGGCAGTGGCCGGGACAGCATCTCCTGCAGAGCCTGGGCCATGTGCGGGCGCATCGCCCGGCCGTGCTCGGCGAAGTGCGCCCGGATGCCCTCCCGGTAGCGCTCGAGCGGCAGGACGAACACCTGGGCCGGGCGCAGTTCGACCGGATCGTTCTCGTCGAGGGTCGACCGCGGCTCGAGCAGGTCCCCCGGTGCGACCGG
This genomic interval carries:
- a CDS encoding dimethylarginine dimethylaminohydrolase family protein — its product is MNTELLMCDTAHFRVDYEINPYMHREVQPDPQAVLTEHAAIVAAHLGAGRKVEHLPSAPECPDMTFTANVAVVRGRRAVLGRPPRERAAEIPYAEEWLRASGYDIVPAPYAFSGQGDALAVGDLLLAGHGQRTDRRMLPVLEAELGCAVVPLQTSGPRWYDLDLAIGVVDAQTVAYCPEALDTPSADRLRGLGLDLIEVSLEEADRFALNLVSDGRTVTMAQGAPRLAGILRERGLRVVELATTELAKGGGGVRCTALTLA
- a CDS encoding peptide ABC transporter substrate-binding protein — protein: MSPSSVISYHGTEPENALIPGHTTESGGVKVIGALFRGLVSYDPLDAHPRNAVAQSITTEDSRVFTITLKPGWTFHDGTPVTAGSFVDAWNYTAFGPNRMQASTFLAHIDGFAEVSAPDATQAELTGLRVVDDLTFVVTLAEPFAEFPVTLGCGAFFPLPRVFFDDREAFEAHPVGNGAFQFVSRETEKYIRLERYEGYAGDDRPEIDGVEFRIYADLGTAYHDVVAGDLDYLDVTPFWALDGDRYQRELPGRTHDRTYLGIQTVSFPLYDSRYADRRVRQAISMSIDRVRLIDRIFSGHQVPADGLVPPAVSGRADDQGGELCRYSPERARELFRDSGFTGEIVLTSNVDSPNGPWMEEVCASISETLGVPCRFEPIPTLGEFRRKLNAQEVTAVFRSGWIADYPSIENFLSPMFRTGATDNVGRYSSAAVDRLLTAADTAPSQEQAWDFYQQAERAILDDMPVVPVWYQSTLSAWSPRLRDVQPNPFRELDLYSVRVAPAGGEGER
- a CDS encoding flavin reductase family protein gives rise to the protein MQPDLRVLMRNFATGVCVATTFSDETDGRRHDAVTVNSLTSASLDPPLVSLYLRIGSVFLADLLAAKKWAVSILDHRDKEVAGLLAKDRQTRAGTLAALAASPGRATGALVFDAASWIECELWDSFDVGDHTLVVGRVVAMGEGPRAPALVFLHGRFHAISPSIAG
- a CDS encoding FAD-binding oxidoreductase — its product is MTHPLEGLVAGRVRRPGDDGFEERTVSVNERFRDVRPEAVLSVTGPDDVSAAIGWAREHGVPFVARGGGHSYAGRSVNRGLVLDLGGLDQIRVDVRTNRVTVGGGTRQGALYAAMVEHDLLLPLGNSDDVGIGGLTLGGGVSVVSRAIGLTCDNLVSTDLVLADGSTVTCSEDENEDLFWACRGGGGGNFGVNTSFTFQARPAPPMSTCLLLWDWDRAVDVLAVMQEVMRVAPREFSARIGISRASGRDGVVSVIGQHLGPAAELRRLLAPAMTAARPRHVDIADQEYADAVEYLRHESAGGAFAVRTRATPEPLSEEGLRTLVRALEKWPGGTNPDGAGAALFAWGGAIGDVPVRDSAFPHREVQFLLSLDTSWLPGESPEAVRANLDWLKELHEETGQFAPDASYLNFADPDLDDWRTAYYGPNAARLSEIKRRWDPDRVFAGDQVP
- a CDS encoding ATP-grasp domain-containing protein; this encodes MSTPRTALLVIGSGLKLYRDYLLSSAAARARKAGHELILINNLQPTWQHEYFAEITVINVFDHELLASTAREFAQRYRIVGVMCWDEPLVQPAAHLAAEFGVPGLSLPGVEGCRDKFSARTRLTAAGLLQPGFAFTADPAEAVAEATRIGYPVVVKPRALGASMGVVLARDEEELREAFRVADGASQIGDEPFRGGALVEEYATGPEISIDGAVHKGEYLPLFIARKTTGLPPYFEETGHVVDSADPLLEDQDLLNTLSRAHQVLGIESGITHSEVRLTERGPLIIEINGRVGGDLIPFLGRLATGIDSGEVLVDVSLGERPEFTRNRLGAVGIRFGYPDRDCLVRSVEVPTDTPGLVQASPMVEPGTTLRLPPGGYIARHSFVIVRGDDPEAVEQRLTEAAAAVVVIAEDVEPKDRNALLEMPAGVLDVDE
- a CDS encoding NAD(P)/FAD-dependent oxidoreductase → MPTRTPTRAPATSLSRRVVIVGAGVTGLITAVRCVLEGYQVTLLDRGPIPHPASSSFDQHRAVRALDLRDPRGSREASSLHEQWTRLETLLCGTAPGAGFYRRVGVVSAWPAQEAERAPIIAAAAGIGVEVVEPQRYPHIRFPRGSRGVLEPYAGVLLADRVLSSAARWLAGRPEVRLRPWSSVDAVDTDEAAVVLADGSVERGDLVLVAGGPWSGALVDPPTVLYRQTVVFLRPPPDLRRWWDCAPSAGRIGADGRAWLMPSGDGTLLKVSTDVACREVPSPDHVEENDEIYWSQRILDSGMVTDGHRYRVTAVKHCHYAVDALSGGAHLARVGPAVWARSASGGDGFRTAPAIADQIVAALRPPRRGSHCSTGRTAS
- a CDS encoding class I tRNA ligase family protein, with the protein product MSRRTLIISPAPTANGDLHLGHLAGPFLGADVYARWLRATGREVLLASGFQDTSSYVVTTARRLGTTPQDLVTSSGEQIEGTLAAAGIAVDGFTGDEDAFVKTVRRFLEDLHAGGALELRTLLFPYSPATGEYLVDGFVRGGCPVCLADGCAGLCESCGNPVAPGDLLEPRSTLDENDPVELRPAQVFVLPLERYREGIRAHFAEHGRAMRPHMAQALQEMLSRPLPDYPVTYPVSWGIPAPFPEVAGQVVNPNAEPAAWSIYCAQLSARNRGLDVTEDELWLTGAGTRVVYFLGFDNIYPFAVAMVGMLLAAKGRYLLPEEFVTNEFYELENAKFSTSRRHLIWGRDLVAEVPRDVARFHLAATSPESQRTDFTRAALERVTSARLIGPWNRVAEKVDAFTGRGALPVSARSREAAARIVKRFAAGYELEYFSLTRIAETLGEQLGRLEDWDVAPGQEGDFCHQVDVIARCGAPLLIDLAAGALADLSIPTGEGPAEITPVPLPRLSGTVAG